Genomic DNA from Cucumis melo cultivar AY chromosome 10, USDA_Cmelo_AY_1.0, whole genome shotgun sequence:
CTATCAGGGAGAATCGAATCCGGTGCTCTCTCAGGCGTAGGTAAGAGATGATTCCGATAGCTCAGTTTTGAACGAACTTTACTGCCTTTACTTTACATCTCCCTCCATTGTAGGATTCTCGCGCGAAGGACGCGTGGATTGAACCGTACTAATGTTTCTATATGGGGTCTCTTCCAGCCCACTTAAACGGCCCAATATATAACCGGCCCATTTGTCTTGCCCAATCCATGTATGGTAATTTGGGTTTCCATTTAGGgataattgcaaatatagcaattatattaaaaaataattaagtatattgtaacattttaaaaaaatgtaaatatagcaaaatctatcaatgatagaatcTCCGACTGATAGATCATAtagtaaatgttggtctatcagtgataaatcataaaagtctatcaacgatagaagtctatcacttatagaatttgctatatttgcaattttttaaaaatattattacatatttaataattattctaaaaattgctacacattataattacccttttGTTTACTTGATGTTACATCCTTCAAATGGTAGATTTAGCCTCATCAAACTTAGGGGTTTATTTGAAAACATGGATTAGTTATTATAGTTTATGAATTTGAAGCGCAAATTATTTTAGATCGAGTAACAAATAAGGATAGAGAATGATAACCGAGGGTGAGTCATGATAGCTAACTTGACCTAAAGCAAGTTGGGTCTAATACCCGTTTAGTTTTTGTTCCTTTTATAGCCATAGTTGAAGAGATATAACCAAAACAATTTAAGGGATCGCGTAGGTTGATGTTAGTCATCACATGTTTTTCTGTACAAacgaatattttttttttaattttttatttattgaaaatgTCTTTATAAGTACAACATAGAGTGGGGGGATTTAAACTGAGGACCTCTTGTCCTCGAAAACAAACAGATACTAGTTAGGTTAGGCCCATATTtgcaaatattttgtttttgtcaTATCTTTGTGGATACAACTCTATTTTGACTAAATGATCACTCGTTTTCATAGAAATTTTAAGCATTTTTAGtttcaaataaattaattttcattttatcgTTGTTGAAGAGAAGAGGAAAGAGAGATAAAAATAGTATTTCACGTGTCAAAATGATACACGATAAACAAGTATTTAGTAAGAGATCAACCATACaaagtttttagtttttagattATTTTGTACAATTTCCCCACAATTTTGTTAAACTTTTTTCAAAGGTAAAAATGGCTAATAAAAATTGGGAACACTTTGAAGTTGTAAGAGAAGCTATAGCTTTAGCTACCTTATCAAAGAAAACTAATAAAATTCCACCAAAACGTCGTCGTCTCATCACTTCAAACCAAACCATTCAAATCCCAATCCTTCCACCGCAAGCAAATCCCTCCCTTCCCTTAAAAGTTTCCCACCAAAATCCAAAATCCAAAATCCAAAGTCTCCCGTATCATCCCCCAACAACTCCGCGACCAAATCTCCCCAAAATTCAACTTCATTTTTGGTTCAATATCTTCTCAAATCGTTATCAGATAACAACAGAATCTCCATTAACGAGCTTTACACAGCATCTGAAACTTACCTCTCTACAAAAATCTCCCAATCACTTAAGAATTTCCAGGTGAGACCAATGTAACGTTCAAAATCAACAGAGGCGAAGGACTAATTGACGAATTCGAAGGGATCGAAACCGCCTGGGAGATGATTTCTACAGAAAAACGGATCACGGATTTCAATTCCGATATCCCAACTCAAACAACGGAAACATTTGAAAAACGACATGTTTGTATCACTATCACTCAATATTTGGGTGTTTAGGCTATATATTACCTtcgtttttgttgtttttggttagtttttttcaatagaaaaaccAATCCGAACCAAATACATTCTAGTATTCTTCGAATACAAACTAAGGTATCCAATTTTATATTAAAAGACCAAACCTAATCAAATCAATATAGCACAAAATCTGTCATGGCATAGCAACAGAAGTGATAAGTTAACTAAAAAATTATATCTTTTTTACATAAACATGTTCTACTcgaaaaatggagagaatgataAGAAATCATTAATTACAGAAACCTGTACATTTCTAGTCctattagaaaaagaaaaaaaaactaaccaaGAAACCAAACTAAGAGTGGTTTACACTTGATAGGGATAAGAAACCAGTGGAACAAAAAggaaatatacatacatatgaTACAGAAGCATTTACAAGGATGACGAGCTCAACATTGGTATAGTGAAAATCGTTTGCTCTTCGCAAAAAAGCTTAGCGCTTTCCCCATCTTTTTCTTCGACACTGATTTGCATAGTGGCTTGGGATCTGGAGCAGCCATGGCTGTGTCACTATTTCCATCTCGCTGTTGAGTGATATCGGTATCTTTTTGCCTCTGCTCTCTAAACAACATCAGAAGTTTTTGTGCTTTTACTTTCCCTCTCGAAGTCCCGTTTACTGTAATCGCAACCAATCCCGGAATAACTCCTTCCTGTAAGACCATTTGACTGCATTTTTCACTCCCTCTGCACAAAACCAACAAGCATGATACCGCTTGCTCCTGCTCAGCACGTTCCCCAGCATCAACGATGGCTGCTAATCCACTTATAAGCTCCGGGGCTGAAGTTATTTCTTCTATCCCTAACTTGCTTGAAACTAAGTTCATTAAGATAGCTAAGGAAGTCTCTGTCCACATGCTGTCACTAGGTGATGCGAGGAAGGATTGAAGTCCGCCAACAATACCATCAGAAAGAAGAACAGGAATGATGGAAGGTGTGGTAGAAAGGTTATAAAGGGTATGAAGTGCATCGAGCTTGGTTTGGGATTCGTCATTACTAGTAAGCAGCTGGATCAGGAAAGGAACCGCTGTACtcgaactaatgattggtttaGCATCTTCTAGGCAGGAAAGATTCAGATATAGAGCTGTTGCAGGTCCATGTAAATTGGATTTCAAAATCATGTTCTCCAACAATGAGATTACGCCTGCCGCTATCATCATTTCCCTGTTTCTGATGAAATTCACAAATCACAACTATGTTATACTTATTGGACAGTGTAAGCCATCAATTCtcaagagagagaaagagagagagggcCAGGCGTTCAACCAGCATCCAATTATCCAATAAATTCTACCAATTTTATATCCCAAATgattaaatttgaaaagaaaaaaactattaCCAGATTCCATCATTAGAAGCGAGAAATATGATGAGATGATAATAATTGACATGCATGATGCAAGTCACAAGCAATTCTATTACATGTGATTCCACCATGATTTCCTCGGCATAAACATGAAATATGCAGACAATTATTCATATAAGATGCTAGATTGACCACTATCCAGTCCACCTCATGGCCGAAATGTACTTTCGTTTTCAAATGTAGGATTAGATAAACAGTACAGACCTGTTGTTGTTGACTGAAAGATTGAAGAGAGCCATGGCTCCAGTTTCCTGAGCATCACTATTTTCTTCAATAAGAGCTAAAGTTAGGAAGTCCATAAGTGCTTCAGCAAAGCCATTGGCTCCCATCAAAATTCGAGCTTCATCATCATCCTTCAATGAAAGTCTTATTTGCTCCACAACCTtacatttttttctcaaatctCCCTCTGCAGTCAATACTGCCATAAAATTTACACAACTTTCAAGTGTAATAAAATCTGATGACTCCTCCATGTACGTATTATCATCTGCTTCATTTCCTTCAGCATCCTTAATTGTTCCACTTTCCTCCAAAGGAACTACCTTAACTTCCTTCAACGTGTTAGAGCCAACATTATCCACAAATCGTGATTTTCCAGATTCAGAATCAGACAATGCAAGTCTCCAATAATTGAGATCAAGTGACTTTGGTGGGCCATCCAGGATTGGAACTCCGTTATGTTCACACCAACTAGCAATGAGACCCTTGACAGAGTAATTAGGTGTCAAAGACAGGTGGGAGAGTCTCTGTTGAGTCTTCGGGCAGGTTTTATGACCATCATTGAACCACTTCTCTATACAGATCCTTTCATATGTTTGCCCAGAATCAATTATGACAGGGTCGTACATAAGCTGCAATGATATTGGACACCTTAACTCCTCAGGTGGAAGAGGCATCTGCCCGGATATCCTATAATTTGGCTTGAAATTGAAAGAACTAAGCTTTGAAAGCTGATGTTCGAAGACTTGACCattcgctgcaagtccattaTCCTCAAGAGAACACCGAACAGTAGGAGAACAAGGAGTTGACCCACTCTGTGAGTCATTGTCATCTGCCAACTCACTTCTAAATAACTTAGAATACTTCCTCATCAGATGCAAAAGGTAAGCTACTATTGATTCCTTTCGCTTGTCTTCTTCTAAGCGAGCTCGTTCTACGAGTCTCTTAAGAGCTCTCCTCTCTGTGAGGGCTGCTTTGGAGGAGGTAATTCCAAGTTTTGTGGCAGCCTGATGAAAATGCTCCAGCTCATTGTGGCCATTGGAATCATCAAATTTTCGTTCTTGCAAGAGTAATGCAATAATATCATCACCAACTTGTTTTTCAAGTGGGTCAAGTAAGAAAACAGTGTCCTTGAGTTCGTTCACTATCTGCTGAATCTGGAAAAAGTACCATTTACATAAGCCATTGATGATACCGTAGATTTGaaccaaaacaaaacacaaGATACACAGTTATGATCATACTAAAGTCCATCTCTAAGccttttaggatttttttagcatattccaaatgtaaacgatcaaaGTGACCGAGATTTGGTGTGATTGAGTTCATTATGTGATCTAATAAATGAAGAATGAATTCTAGACATGATTGAGTTCATTATGTGATCTAACAAAGGAAGAATGAATAACTAATCGGATTAATTAAGCTgctttcaaaatcaaaattatgAACTTTCACTATGCTGCTTCCAGAACTCTGCCCAATGAAATGGATTTGAACAGCATTCTAATCACCATACTCATGTCAGGAGACAGATCCAATCAAAAGCATGGCAAGAGAAAGGAAAACAAGAAATGAAACAGAGCAATCTTCACCTGAAATCCAATTGATTGTGAGACAATATCTTCAACGCATATAAGACTAACTTCAAGAGAACATCTTGCCTTTTCAAATTTGGCTTGAACAGCATCTCCAGTTATTGCCTGTCATACAAATGCAAAcccatacacatggcatcataGTGACTTAGACGAAGAAAAAGGAAGTACTGCATAATAGATTTATACATTAGTTGGCTATTCCTTGTGAT
This window encodes:
- the LOC103488903 gene encoding U-box domain-containing protein 45-like; the protein is MDVPEVEEIFFAAGDAKLHGEMYKKLAAIYGQVMSIFPSLEAARPRSKTGIQALCSLHVALEKAKNTLRHCSESSKLYLAITGDAVQAKFEKARCSLEVSLICVEDIVSQSIGFQIQQIVNELKDTVFLLDPLEKQVGDDIIALLLQERKFDDSNGHNELEHFHQAATKLGITSSKAALTERRALKRLVERARLEEDKRKESIVAYLLHLMRKYSKLFRSELADDNDSQSGSTPCSPTVRCSLEDNGLAANGQVFEHQLSKLSSFNFKPNYRISGQMPLPPEELRCPISLQLMYDPVIIDSGQTYERICIEKWFNDGHKTCPKTQQRLSHLSLTPNYSVKGLIASWCEHNGVPILDGPPKSLDLNYWRLALSDSESGKSRFVDNVGSNTLKEVKVVPLEESGTIKDAEGNEADDNTYMEESSDFITLESCVNFMAVLTAEGDLRKKCKVVEQIRLSLKDDDEARILMGANGFAEALMDFLTLALIEENSDAQETGAMALFNLSVNNNRNREMMIAAGVISLLENMILKSNLHGPATALYLNLSCLEDAKPIISSSTAVPFLIQLLTSNDESQTKLDALHTLYNLSTTPSIIPVLLSDGIVGGLQSFLASPSDSMWTETSLAILMNLVSSKLGIEEITSAPELISGLAAIVDAGERAEQEQAVSCLLVLCRGSEKCSQMVLQEGVIPGLVAITVNGTSRGKVKAQKLLMLFREQRQKDTDITQQRDGNSDTAMAAPDPKPLCKSVSKKKMGKALSFFAKSKRFSLYQC